The proteins below come from a single Excalfactoria chinensis isolate bCotChi1 chromosome 7, bCotChi1.hap2, whole genome shotgun sequence genomic window:
- the MLPH gene encoding melanophilin isoform X3 has protein sequence MGRKLDLSKLTDEEAKHVWEVVRRDFNLRKKEEERLEDLKCKIDQESSKREFLTHQSHLNETHCVHCLQPFKFLLNSKRQCLDCRFYTCKSCSRYNKREQGWVCDPCRLSRVVKIGSLEWYYEHVRSRFKRFGSAKVLQSLYGRLQPGQKGNSALLGLHDRVYSLPDINSECQFPVNGGTGDDSDDEDEVLRGAEAECYSRIHKTKRLLSVHPFDFELDSEYSAQSRRQSAQLSPVAISPDAFQSFPDFSGPSEDAPREPRLEEADLAAVFHILREQEQHLSPPEQHFSTEVRLTLNARRRSLDRSSKPGSPWMEQPRSPYSADTDTSDEDVKGAPKLTACLPHHMKRRSRASSQENISHSSGSQIHELNKRMSVIERVLNRLEEKILVRSAESPATESQLDPDAEEEELKRKLEEVTSNISDGEVSSEEEEREERKAVKRPEMSSSSDDVASEARKRSSAQALSEITAKALRAINATEKAVSESLQEQSWGSGGCALRLSMEDGKEAAEAYRELEENVYLAAGKAYQLETTLTELEEGAQHCGRTDSELSELEDKVALAAAQISDIESRIAALSAAGLTVKPVEKTRKKSNGQAFHLCSPNATSSPGESSDDVKAMSGPQVLRRRFNGPFEITGFDDSFDRNSVYRGSLTQRNPNGKNRRVERLFAKPVMTHLS, from the exons ATGGGGAGGAAGCTGGATCTCTCCAAGCTGACCGATGAGGAGGCCAAGCATGTCTGGGAGGTGGTTCGGCGTGACTTCAACCTGcggaagaaagaggaggaacgGCTGGA GGACCTGAAGTGCAAGATAGACCAGGAAAGCAGCAAGAGAGAGTTCCTGACCCACCAGTCCCACCTGAACGAAACGCACTGCgtgcactgcctgcagcccttcAAGTTCCTGCTGAACAGCAAGCGGCAGTGCCTGGATTGCCGCTTCTACACCTGCAAGAGCTGCAGCCGCTACAACaagagggagcagggctgggtctGTGACCCCTGCCGCCTCTCCAG GGTGGTGAAGATCGGTTCCCTCGAGTGGTACTACGAGCACGTGCGGTCCCGCTTCAAGAGGTTTGGAAGCGCCAAGGTGCTGCAGTCCCTCTACGGCAGGCTGCAGCCAGGGCAGAAGGGGAATTCAGCTCTTCTAG GTCTTCATGACAGAGTTTACAGCCTGCCAGACATCAACA GTGAATGCCAGTTCCCTGTCAATGGTGGCACTGGGGATGACagtgatgatgaagatgaagtGCTCCGTGGAGCTGAAGCAGAGTGCTACAGCAGA ATTCACAAGACAAAGCGCCTGCTGTCCGTGCACCCCTTTGATTTTGAGCTGGACTCGGAGTACTCTGCCCAGTCTCGCCGCCAGTCTGCCCAGCTCTCTCCAGTGGCCATCAGCCCTGATGCTTTCCAG TCCTTCCCAGATTTCTCTGGCCCATCTGAGGATGCCCCCCGAGAGCCCAGGCTGGAAGAAGCTGACCTGGCAGCTGTGTTCCACATCTTGagggagcaggagcagcacctcAGCCCTCCGGAGCAGCACTTCAGCACAGAGGTTCGGCTCACGCTCAATGCACGCAGACGGAGCCTGGACAGAAGTTCAAAGCCTG GCAGCCCATGGATGGAGCAGCCCCGGTCCCCCTACTCTGCGGACACGGACACCTCCGATGAGGATGTGAAGGGAGCCCCAAAGCTCACTGCTTGCTTGCCTCACCACATGAAACGGCGGAGCAGGGCCTCCTCCCAGGAGAACATCAGCCACAGCTCAGGAAGTCAG ATTCATGAGCTCAACAAACGCATGTCAGTGATTGAACGTGTGCTGAACCGCTTGGAGGAAAAAATCCTGGTGCGCTCTGCTGAG tCTCCGGCCACGGAGTCCCAGCTTGATCCCGATGCTGAGGAGGAAGAGTTGAAGAGGAAGCTGGAGGAGGTCACCAGCAACATCAGCGATGGAGAAGTCtcttctgaagaagaggaacgtgaagaaaggaaagcagtgaagAGACCAGAGATGAGCTCCTCCAGTGACGACGTAGCCAGTGAAGCTCGAAAG AGGTCCTCAGCTCAGGCTTTGAGTGAGATCACGGCCAAAGCACTGAGAGCCATAAATGCTACGGAGAAAGCGGTCTCTGAGTCACTGCAAGAACAGAGCTGGGGCAGTGGTGGCTGTGCCTTGCGTCTCAGCATGGAGGATGGGAAAGAGGCGGCTGAAGCGTACCGTGAGCTTGAGGAAAAT GTCTACCTGGCTGCTGGGAAGGCCTACCAGCTGGAGACAACCTTGACGGAGCTCGAGGAGGGGGCTCAGCACTGCGGCAGGACCGACTCAGAGCTGTCGGAGCTGGAGGACAAGGTGGCCTTGGCGGCTGCACAG ATATCAGATATTGAATCTCGGATCGCAGCTCTGTCCGCTGCGGGGCTGACGGTGAAGCCGGTGGAAAAGACGAGGAAGAAATCAAATGGGCAG GCTTTCCACCTCTGCTCCCCCAATGCCACCAGCAGCCCGGGGGAGTCTTCAGATGATGTTAAG GCAATGTCTGGGCCACAGGTCCTCAGGAGGAGGTTCAACGGTCCCTTTGAAATCACTG GCTTCGATGATTCCTTTGACCGCAACTCTGTTTACCGTGGCTCACTGACACAGAGAAACCCCAATGGGAAGAACAGGAGAGTGGAGCGTCTCTTTGCG AAGCCGGTGATGACCCACCTGTCCTGA
- the MLPH gene encoding melanophilin isoform X1, with translation MGRKLDLSKLTDEEAKHVWEVVRRDFNLRKKEEERLEDLKCKIDQESSKREFLTHQSHLNETHCVHCLQPFKFLLNSKRQCLDCRFYTCKSCSRYNKREQGWVCDPCRLSRVVKIGSLEWYYEHVRSRFKRFGSAKVLQSLYGRLQPGQKGNSALLGLHDRVYSLPDINSECQFPVNGGTGDDSDDEDEVLRGAEAECYSRIHKTKRLLSVHPFDFELDSEYSAQSRRQSAQLSPVAISPDAFQSFPDFSGPSEDAPREPRLEEADLAAVFHILREQEQHLSPPEQHFSTEVRLTLNARRRSLDRSSKPGSPWMEQPRSPYSADTDTSDEDVKGAPKLTACLPHHMKRRSRASSQENISHSSGSQIHELNKRMSVIERVLNRLEEKILVRSAESPATESQLDPDAEEEELKRKLEEVTSNISDGEVSSEEEEREERKAVKRPEMSSSSDDVASEARKRSSAQALSEITAKALRAINATEKAVSESLQEQSWGSGGCALRLSMEDGKEAAEAYRELEENVYLAAGKAYQLETTLTELEEGAQHCGRTDSELSELEDKVALAAAQVQQAESEISDIESRIAALSAAGLTVKPVEKTRKKSNGQAFHLCSPNATSSPGESSDDVKAMSGPQVLRRRFNGPFEITGFDDSFDRNSVYRGSLTQRNPNGKNRRVERLFAKPVMTHLS, from the exons ATGGGGAGGAAGCTGGATCTCTCCAAGCTGACCGATGAGGAGGCCAAGCATGTCTGGGAGGTGGTTCGGCGTGACTTCAACCTGcggaagaaagaggaggaacgGCTGGA GGACCTGAAGTGCAAGATAGACCAGGAAAGCAGCAAGAGAGAGTTCCTGACCCACCAGTCCCACCTGAACGAAACGCACTGCgtgcactgcctgcagcccttcAAGTTCCTGCTGAACAGCAAGCGGCAGTGCCTGGATTGCCGCTTCTACACCTGCAAGAGCTGCAGCCGCTACAACaagagggagcagggctgggtctGTGACCCCTGCCGCCTCTCCAG GGTGGTGAAGATCGGTTCCCTCGAGTGGTACTACGAGCACGTGCGGTCCCGCTTCAAGAGGTTTGGAAGCGCCAAGGTGCTGCAGTCCCTCTACGGCAGGCTGCAGCCAGGGCAGAAGGGGAATTCAGCTCTTCTAG GTCTTCATGACAGAGTTTACAGCCTGCCAGACATCAACA GTGAATGCCAGTTCCCTGTCAATGGTGGCACTGGGGATGACagtgatgatgaagatgaagtGCTCCGTGGAGCTGAAGCAGAGTGCTACAGCAGA ATTCACAAGACAAAGCGCCTGCTGTCCGTGCACCCCTTTGATTTTGAGCTGGACTCGGAGTACTCTGCCCAGTCTCGCCGCCAGTCTGCCCAGCTCTCTCCAGTGGCCATCAGCCCTGATGCTTTCCAG TCCTTCCCAGATTTCTCTGGCCCATCTGAGGATGCCCCCCGAGAGCCCAGGCTGGAAGAAGCTGACCTGGCAGCTGTGTTCCACATCTTGagggagcaggagcagcacctcAGCCCTCCGGAGCAGCACTTCAGCACAGAGGTTCGGCTCACGCTCAATGCACGCAGACGGAGCCTGGACAGAAGTTCAAAGCCTG GCAGCCCATGGATGGAGCAGCCCCGGTCCCCCTACTCTGCGGACACGGACACCTCCGATGAGGATGTGAAGGGAGCCCCAAAGCTCACTGCTTGCTTGCCTCACCACATGAAACGGCGGAGCAGGGCCTCCTCCCAGGAGAACATCAGCCACAGCTCAGGAAGTCAG ATTCATGAGCTCAACAAACGCATGTCAGTGATTGAACGTGTGCTGAACCGCTTGGAGGAAAAAATCCTGGTGCGCTCTGCTGAG tCTCCGGCCACGGAGTCCCAGCTTGATCCCGATGCTGAGGAGGAAGAGTTGAAGAGGAAGCTGGAGGAGGTCACCAGCAACATCAGCGATGGAGAAGTCtcttctgaagaagaggaacgtgaagaaaggaaagcagtgaagAGACCAGAGATGAGCTCCTCCAGTGACGACGTAGCCAGTGAAGCTCGAAAG AGGTCCTCAGCTCAGGCTTTGAGTGAGATCACGGCCAAAGCACTGAGAGCCATAAATGCTACGGAGAAAGCGGTCTCTGAGTCACTGCAAGAACAGAGCTGGGGCAGTGGTGGCTGTGCCTTGCGTCTCAGCATGGAGGATGGGAAAGAGGCGGCTGAAGCGTACCGTGAGCTTGAGGAAAAT GTCTACCTGGCTGCTGGGAAGGCCTACCAGCTGGAGACAACCTTGACGGAGCTCGAGGAGGGGGCTCAGCACTGCGGCAGGACCGACTCAGAGCTGTCGGAGCTGGAGGACAAGGTGGCCTTGGCGGCTGCACAGGTACAGCAGGCAGAGAGCGAG ATATCAGATATTGAATCTCGGATCGCAGCTCTGTCCGCTGCGGGGCTGACGGTGAAGCCGGTGGAAAAGACGAGGAAGAAATCAAATGGGCAG GCTTTCCACCTCTGCTCCCCCAATGCCACCAGCAGCCCGGGGGAGTCTTCAGATGATGTTAAG GCAATGTCTGGGCCACAGGTCCTCAGGAGGAGGTTCAACGGTCCCTTTGAAATCACTG GCTTCGATGATTCCTTTGACCGCAACTCTGTTTACCGTGGCTCACTGACACAGAGAAACCCCAATGGGAAGAACAGGAGAGTGGAGCGTCTCTTTGCG AAGCCGGTGATGACCCACCTGTCCTGA
- the MLPH gene encoding melanophilin isoform X2, which translates to MGRKLDLSKLTDEEAKHVWEVVRRDFNLRKKEEERLEDLKCKIDQESSKREFLTHQSHLNETHCVHCLQPFKFLLNSKRQCLDCRFYTCKSCSRYNKREQGWVCDPCRLSRVVKIGSLEWYYEHVRSRFKRFGSAKVLQSLYGRLQPGQKGNSALLGLHDRVYSLPDINSECQFPVNGGTGDDSDDEDEVLRGAEAECYSRIHKTKRLLSVHPFDFELDSEYSAQSRRQSAQLSPVAISPDAFQSFPDFSGPSEDAPREPRLEEADLAAVFHILREQEQHLSPPEQHFSTEVRLTLNARRRSLDRSSKPGSPWMEQPRSPYSADTDTSDEDVKGAPKLTACLPHHMKRRSRASSQENISHSSGSQIHELNKRMSVIERVLNRLEEKILSPATESQLDPDAEEEELKRKLEEVTSNISDGEVSSEEEEREERKAVKRPEMSSSSDDVASEARKRSSAQALSEITAKALRAINATEKAVSESLQEQSWGSGGCALRLSMEDGKEAAEAYRELEENVYLAAGKAYQLETTLTELEEGAQHCGRTDSELSELEDKVALAAAQVQQAESEISDIESRIAALSAAGLTVKPVEKTRKKSNGQAFHLCSPNATSSPGESSDDVKAMSGPQVLRRRFNGPFEITGFDDSFDRNSVYRGSLTQRNPNGKNRRVERLFAKPVMTHLS; encoded by the exons ATGGGGAGGAAGCTGGATCTCTCCAAGCTGACCGATGAGGAGGCCAAGCATGTCTGGGAGGTGGTTCGGCGTGACTTCAACCTGcggaagaaagaggaggaacgGCTGGA GGACCTGAAGTGCAAGATAGACCAGGAAAGCAGCAAGAGAGAGTTCCTGACCCACCAGTCCCACCTGAACGAAACGCACTGCgtgcactgcctgcagcccttcAAGTTCCTGCTGAACAGCAAGCGGCAGTGCCTGGATTGCCGCTTCTACACCTGCAAGAGCTGCAGCCGCTACAACaagagggagcagggctgggtctGTGACCCCTGCCGCCTCTCCAG GGTGGTGAAGATCGGTTCCCTCGAGTGGTACTACGAGCACGTGCGGTCCCGCTTCAAGAGGTTTGGAAGCGCCAAGGTGCTGCAGTCCCTCTACGGCAGGCTGCAGCCAGGGCAGAAGGGGAATTCAGCTCTTCTAG GTCTTCATGACAGAGTTTACAGCCTGCCAGACATCAACA GTGAATGCCAGTTCCCTGTCAATGGTGGCACTGGGGATGACagtgatgatgaagatgaagtGCTCCGTGGAGCTGAAGCAGAGTGCTACAGCAGA ATTCACAAGACAAAGCGCCTGCTGTCCGTGCACCCCTTTGATTTTGAGCTGGACTCGGAGTACTCTGCCCAGTCTCGCCGCCAGTCTGCCCAGCTCTCTCCAGTGGCCATCAGCCCTGATGCTTTCCAG TCCTTCCCAGATTTCTCTGGCCCATCTGAGGATGCCCCCCGAGAGCCCAGGCTGGAAGAAGCTGACCTGGCAGCTGTGTTCCACATCTTGagggagcaggagcagcacctcAGCCCTCCGGAGCAGCACTTCAGCACAGAGGTTCGGCTCACGCTCAATGCACGCAGACGGAGCCTGGACAGAAGTTCAAAGCCTG GCAGCCCATGGATGGAGCAGCCCCGGTCCCCCTACTCTGCGGACACGGACACCTCCGATGAGGATGTGAAGGGAGCCCCAAAGCTCACTGCTTGCTTGCCTCACCACATGAAACGGCGGAGCAGGGCCTCCTCCCAGGAGAACATCAGCCACAGCTCAGGAAGTCAG ATTCATGAGCTCAACAAACGCATGTCAGTGATTGAACGTGTGCTGAACCGCTTGGAGGAAAAAATCCTG tCTCCGGCCACGGAGTCCCAGCTTGATCCCGATGCTGAGGAGGAAGAGTTGAAGAGGAAGCTGGAGGAGGTCACCAGCAACATCAGCGATGGAGAAGTCtcttctgaagaagaggaacgtgaagaaaggaaagcagtgaagAGACCAGAGATGAGCTCCTCCAGTGACGACGTAGCCAGTGAAGCTCGAAAG AGGTCCTCAGCTCAGGCTTTGAGTGAGATCACGGCCAAAGCACTGAGAGCCATAAATGCTACGGAGAAAGCGGTCTCTGAGTCACTGCAAGAACAGAGCTGGGGCAGTGGTGGCTGTGCCTTGCGTCTCAGCATGGAGGATGGGAAAGAGGCGGCTGAAGCGTACCGTGAGCTTGAGGAAAAT GTCTACCTGGCTGCTGGGAAGGCCTACCAGCTGGAGACAACCTTGACGGAGCTCGAGGAGGGGGCTCAGCACTGCGGCAGGACCGACTCAGAGCTGTCGGAGCTGGAGGACAAGGTGGCCTTGGCGGCTGCACAGGTACAGCAGGCAGAGAGCGAG ATATCAGATATTGAATCTCGGATCGCAGCTCTGTCCGCTGCGGGGCTGACGGTGAAGCCGGTGGAAAAGACGAGGAAGAAATCAAATGGGCAG GCTTTCCACCTCTGCTCCCCCAATGCCACCAGCAGCCCGGGGGAGTCTTCAGATGATGTTAAG GCAATGTCTGGGCCACAGGTCCTCAGGAGGAGGTTCAACGGTCCCTTTGAAATCACTG GCTTCGATGATTCCTTTGACCGCAACTCTGTTTACCGTGGCTCACTGACACAGAGAAACCCCAATGGGAAGAACAGGAGAGTGGAGCGTCTCTTTGCG AAGCCGGTGATGACCCACCTGTCCTGA
- the MLPH gene encoding melanophilin isoform X6 gives MGRKLDLSKLTDEEAKHVWEVVRRDFNLRKKEEERLEDLKCKIDQESSKREFLTHQSHLNETHCVHCLQPFKFLLNSKRQCLDCRFYTCKSCSRYNKREQGWVCDPCRLSRVVKIGSLEWYYEHVRSRFKRFGSAKVLQSLYGRLQPGQKGNSALLGLHDRVYSLPDINSECQFPVNGGTGDDSDDEDEVLRGAEAECYSRIHKTKRLLSVHPFDFELDSEYSAQSRRQSAQLSPVAISPDAFQSFPDFSGPSEDAPREPRLEEADLAAVFHILREQEQHLSPPEQHFSTEVRLTLNARRRSLDRSSKPGSPWMEQPRSPYSADTDTSDEDVKGAPKLTACLPHHMKRRSRASSQENISHSSGSQIHELNKRMSVIERVLNRLEEKILVRSAESPATESQLDPDAEEEELKRKLEEVTSNISDGEVSSEEEEREERKAVKRPEMSSSSDDVASEARKVYLAAGKAYQLETTLTELEEGAQHCGRTDSELSELEDKVALAAAQVQQAESEISDIESRIAALSAAGLTVKPVEKTRKKSNGQAFHLCSPNATSSPGESSDDVKAMSGPQVLRRRFNGPFEITGFDDSFDRNSVYRGSLTQRNPNGKNRRVERLFAKPVMTHLS, from the exons ATGGGGAGGAAGCTGGATCTCTCCAAGCTGACCGATGAGGAGGCCAAGCATGTCTGGGAGGTGGTTCGGCGTGACTTCAACCTGcggaagaaagaggaggaacgGCTGGA GGACCTGAAGTGCAAGATAGACCAGGAAAGCAGCAAGAGAGAGTTCCTGACCCACCAGTCCCACCTGAACGAAACGCACTGCgtgcactgcctgcagcccttcAAGTTCCTGCTGAACAGCAAGCGGCAGTGCCTGGATTGCCGCTTCTACACCTGCAAGAGCTGCAGCCGCTACAACaagagggagcagggctgggtctGTGACCCCTGCCGCCTCTCCAG GGTGGTGAAGATCGGTTCCCTCGAGTGGTACTACGAGCACGTGCGGTCCCGCTTCAAGAGGTTTGGAAGCGCCAAGGTGCTGCAGTCCCTCTACGGCAGGCTGCAGCCAGGGCAGAAGGGGAATTCAGCTCTTCTAG GTCTTCATGACAGAGTTTACAGCCTGCCAGACATCAACA GTGAATGCCAGTTCCCTGTCAATGGTGGCACTGGGGATGACagtgatgatgaagatgaagtGCTCCGTGGAGCTGAAGCAGAGTGCTACAGCAGA ATTCACAAGACAAAGCGCCTGCTGTCCGTGCACCCCTTTGATTTTGAGCTGGACTCGGAGTACTCTGCCCAGTCTCGCCGCCAGTCTGCCCAGCTCTCTCCAGTGGCCATCAGCCCTGATGCTTTCCAG TCCTTCCCAGATTTCTCTGGCCCATCTGAGGATGCCCCCCGAGAGCCCAGGCTGGAAGAAGCTGACCTGGCAGCTGTGTTCCACATCTTGagggagcaggagcagcacctcAGCCCTCCGGAGCAGCACTTCAGCACAGAGGTTCGGCTCACGCTCAATGCACGCAGACGGAGCCTGGACAGAAGTTCAAAGCCTG GCAGCCCATGGATGGAGCAGCCCCGGTCCCCCTACTCTGCGGACACGGACACCTCCGATGAGGATGTGAAGGGAGCCCCAAAGCTCACTGCTTGCTTGCCTCACCACATGAAACGGCGGAGCAGGGCCTCCTCCCAGGAGAACATCAGCCACAGCTCAGGAAGTCAG ATTCATGAGCTCAACAAACGCATGTCAGTGATTGAACGTGTGCTGAACCGCTTGGAGGAAAAAATCCTGGTGCGCTCTGCTGAG tCTCCGGCCACGGAGTCCCAGCTTGATCCCGATGCTGAGGAGGAAGAGTTGAAGAGGAAGCTGGAGGAGGTCACCAGCAACATCAGCGATGGAGAAGTCtcttctgaagaagaggaacgtgaagaaaggaaagcagtgaagAGACCAGAGATGAGCTCCTCCAGTGACGACGTAGCCAGTGAAGCTCGAAAG GTCTACCTGGCTGCTGGGAAGGCCTACCAGCTGGAGACAACCTTGACGGAGCTCGAGGAGGGGGCTCAGCACTGCGGCAGGACCGACTCAGAGCTGTCGGAGCTGGAGGACAAGGTGGCCTTGGCGGCTGCACAGGTACAGCAGGCAGAGAGCGAG ATATCAGATATTGAATCTCGGATCGCAGCTCTGTCCGCTGCGGGGCTGACGGTGAAGCCGGTGGAAAAGACGAGGAAGAAATCAAATGGGCAG GCTTTCCACCTCTGCTCCCCCAATGCCACCAGCAGCCCGGGGGAGTCTTCAGATGATGTTAAG GCAATGTCTGGGCCACAGGTCCTCAGGAGGAGGTTCAACGGTCCCTTTGAAATCACTG GCTTCGATGATTCCTTTGACCGCAACTCTGTTTACCGTGGCTCACTGACACAGAGAAACCCCAATGGGAAGAACAGGAGAGTGGAGCGTCTCTTTGCG AAGCCGGTGATGACCCACCTGTCCTGA
- the MLPH gene encoding melanophilin isoform X7 has translation MDERSVPQVQRDLKCKIDQESSKREFLTHQSHLNETHCVHCLQPFKFLLNSKRQCLDCRFYTCKSCSRYNKREQGWVCDPCRLSRVVKIGSLEWYYEHVRSRFKRFGSAKVLQSLYGRLQPGQKGNSALLGLHDRVYSLPDINSECQFPVNGGTGDDSDDEDEVLRGAEAECYSRIHKTKRLLSVHPFDFELDSEYSAQSRRQSAQLSPVAISPDAFQSFPDFSGPSEDAPREPRLEEADLAAVFHILREQEQHLSPPEQHFSTEVRLTLNARRRSLDRSSKPGSPWMEQPRSPYSADTDTSDEDVKGAPKLTACLPHHMKRRSRASSQENISHSSGSQIHELNKRMSVIERVLNRLEEKILVRSAESPATESQLDPDAEEEELKRKLEEVTSNISDGEVSSEEEEREERKAVKRPEMSSSSDDVASEARKVYLAAGKAYQLETTLTELEEGAQHCGRTDSELSELEDKVALAAAQVQQAESEISDIESRIAALSAAGLTVKPVEKTRKKSNGQAFHLCSPNATSSPGESSDDVKAMSGPQVLRRRFNGPFEITGFDDSFDRNSVYRGSLTQRNPNGKNRRVERLFAKPVMTHLS, from the exons ATGGATGAACGCAGCGTGCCACAAGTTCAAAG GGACCTGAAGTGCAAGATAGACCAGGAAAGCAGCAAGAGAGAGTTCCTGACCCACCAGTCCCACCTGAACGAAACGCACTGCgtgcactgcctgcagcccttcAAGTTCCTGCTGAACAGCAAGCGGCAGTGCCTGGATTGCCGCTTCTACACCTGCAAGAGCTGCAGCCGCTACAACaagagggagcagggctgggtctGTGACCCCTGCCGCCTCTCCAG GGTGGTGAAGATCGGTTCCCTCGAGTGGTACTACGAGCACGTGCGGTCCCGCTTCAAGAGGTTTGGAAGCGCCAAGGTGCTGCAGTCCCTCTACGGCAGGCTGCAGCCAGGGCAGAAGGGGAATTCAGCTCTTCTAG GTCTTCATGACAGAGTTTACAGCCTGCCAGACATCAACA GTGAATGCCAGTTCCCTGTCAATGGTGGCACTGGGGATGACagtgatgatgaagatgaagtGCTCCGTGGAGCTGAAGCAGAGTGCTACAGCAGA ATTCACAAGACAAAGCGCCTGCTGTCCGTGCACCCCTTTGATTTTGAGCTGGACTCGGAGTACTCTGCCCAGTCTCGCCGCCAGTCTGCCCAGCTCTCTCCAGTGGCCATCAGCCCTGATGCTTTCCAG TCCTTCCCAGATTTCTCTGGCCCATCTGAGGATGCCCCCCGAGAGCCCAGGCTGGAAGAAGCTGACCTGGCAGCTGTGTTCCACATCTTGagggagcaggagcagcacctcAGCCCTCCGGAGCAGCACTTCAGCACAGAGGTTCGGCTCACGCTCAATGCACGCAGACGGAGCCTGGACAGAAGTTCAAAGCCTG GCAGCCCATGGATGGAGCAGCCCCGGTCCCCCTACTCTGCGGACACGGACACCTCCGATGAGGATGTGAAGGGAGCCCCAAAGCTCACTGCTTGCTTGCCTCACCACATGAAACGGCGGAGCAGGGCCTCCTCCCAGGAGAACATCAGCCACAGCTCAGGAAGTCAG ATTCATGAGCTCAACAAACGCATGTCAGTGATTGAACGTGTGCTGAACCGCTTGGAGGAAAAAATCCTGGTGCGCTCTGCTGAG tCTCCGGCCACGGAGTCCCAGCTTGATCCCGATGCTGAGGAGGAAGAGTTGAAGAGGAAGCTGGAGGAGGTCACCAGCAACATCAGCGATGGAGAAGTCtcttctgaagaagaggaacgtgaagaaaggaaagcagtgaagAGACCAGAGATGAGCTCCTCCAGTGACGACGTAGCCAGTGAAGCTCGAAAG GTCTACCTGGCTGCTGGGAAGGCCTACCAGCTGGAGACAACCTTGACGGAGCTCGAGGAGGGGGCTCAGCACTGCGGCAGGACCGACTCAGAGCTGTCGGAGCTGGAGGACAAGGTGGCCTTGGCGGCTGCACAGGTACAGCAGGCAGAGAGCGAG ATATCAGATATTGAATCTCGGATCGCAGCTCTGTCCGCTGCGGGGCTGACGGTGAAGCCGGTGGAAAAGACGAGGAAGAAATCAAATGGGCAG GCTTTCCACCTCTGCTCCCCCAATGCCACCAGCAGCCCGGGGGAGTCTTCAGATGATGTTAAG GCAATGTCTGGGCCACAGGTCCTCAGGAGGAGGTTCAACGGTCCCTTTGAAATCACTG GCTTCGATGATTCCTTTGACCGCAACTCTGTTTACCGTGGCTCACTGACACAGAGAAACCCCAATGGGAAGAACAGGAGAGTGGAGCGTCTCTTTGCG AAGCCGGTGATGACCCACCTGTCCTGA